The sequence below is a genomic window from Humulus lupulus chromosome 3, drHumLupu1.1, whole genome shotgun sequence.
CTTGAGAGCATTGTTGGCAAAGGTGTTTAGTTTGGTCTCTTTTGTTATGATACGGTGATACAAAGTTTAAATTTGTCAAAAATACAGGGTGCTAATTATTCTTTCTTTCGATACAGATAAACTTGTTGTCTCCACCTCTTGCTCGCTTCTTCACACTGCCGTTGACCTAGTCAATGAGACCAAGCTGGATGCAGAAATCAAGTCTTGGTTAGCTTTTGCTGCTCAAAAGGTTGTTGAAGTAAATGCCTTGGCCAAGGCTTTGGCTGGTCACAAGGATGAGGTAAATTTGTCTTTCTCTATGTCACTGCAGATTTGATAGGCTGCTAGAGCATTGCTAGCACCTTATTGGAAGTTGTCTGAGTTTGTAACATGTCCACATTATATTAGCTACTAGTTCGTTTAAAGGGCATAATTCATTGCATTTTATCTTTCCAGGCATTTTTCTCCGCCAATGCTGCAGCTCAGGCTTCACGAAAATCTTCCCCAAGGGTCAACAATGAGGCTGTCCAAAAGGCTGTGAGTGCCTCATTTCTCATCTTGTTTGTATCAAGTTGACATATGTGTAGTGTTCATTTTGTTCATATTGGTGAATTATTTTGTTTCCCAGGCTGCTGCTTTGAAGAATTCTGAACACCGCCGAGCAACTAATGTGAGTGCCAGACTTGATGCTCAACAGAAGAAGCTCAACCTTCCAATCCTTCCAACTACCACCATTGGGTCTTTCCCCCAGACTGTTGAACTAAGAAGGGTGCGCCGTGAATACAAGGCCAAGAAGTGAGTGAAGCTATATCTCTCATATTTTCTTTAAAATGTGAGTTGGTGTGGTGAAACACTTGTTAATATACTGTGCTGATTTTAGGATATCCGAGGAGGAATATGTTACCGCCATCAAGGAGGAGATCAACAAGGTCGTCAAGCTCCAGGAGGAACTTGATATCGATGTCTTGGTTCACGGTGAACCAGAGGtgagtttaaatttttttttttgaatgggagggtgttacaaatttgtgTACTCTGCTTCATTTGCATTAGTATTTTCCTAGTGGAAATCCCACTGATTTGTTAACTTTTCATGGCAGAGGAACGATATGGTTGAGTACTTCGGAGAACAATTGTCAGGATTTGCCTTTACCGTCAACGGTTGGGTGCAATCATATGGATCTCGTTGTGTGAAGCCCCCAATCATCTACGGTGATGTTAGCCGCCCCAACCCAATGACCGTCTTCTGGTCCTCAACCGCACAGAGCATGACCAAGCGACCAATGAAGGGTATGCTTACAGGCCCAGTCACCATTCTTAACTGGTCCTTTGTCCGTAATGACCAGCCAAGGTATACCTTTATTTAAAACCcacttccaaaaaaaaaaaaaatcttgaagATCGATTTATGCTAATATGATATCTGTATCTAATAcaatttatttccttctttaGATTTGAAACTTGCTACCAGATTGCTTTGGCTATCAAGGATGAAGTGGAGGATCTTGAGAAGGCTGGAATCAATGTCATCCAAATTGATGAGGCTGCTTTGAGAGAAGGTTTGCCTCTTAGGAAGTCTGAGGAAGCTTTCTACTTGGACTGGGCTGTCCACTCCTTCAGAATCACCAACAGCGGTGTCCAGGACACTACCCAGGTAATCCTCGAGCTTAAATCGAAATGTGTCTTATAATTTGCATTTCGATTCCAGTTGAAGCAATCTTAGACATTGTATCTAATCTTTTGAAACCAACACACAGATCCACACTCACATGTGCTACTCCAACTTCAACGACATCATCCACTCCATCATCGACATGGATGCTGACGTGATCACCATCGAGAACTCACGTTCTGATGAGAAGCTTCTGTCTGTCTTCCGCGAGGGAGTGAAGTACGGTGCTGGCATTGGCCCTGGTGTCTACGACATCCACTCTCCTAGAATCCCATCAACTGAGGAGATTGCTGACAGGATCAACAAGATGCTTGCCGTGCTCGAGACCAACATCTTGTGGGTTAACCCCGACTGTGGTCTTAAGACTCGTAAGTACACAGAGGTCAAGCCAGCACTCAAGAACATGGTCGACGCCGCCAAGCTCCTCCGCACCCAGCTTGCCAGCACCAAGTGAGTGGTTTGAAAAAGGTTGGCCGTTGGATTGGAAGAAGaggaaaaaagaacaagaaaagtTTCTTTATTTGTTCCAATAATTGTGTGACTCAAATACTTAGTAGGCTTAAAAATGCTCTTGTGAGCAATTTATtttcatttcaattttttttttttgtgtttttaatATTTGGCATTTTTGAGGCCCTGTCTCCTATCCTTTTCAAAGGCATCAAACTGCTTAAATGTATTTGgagaaaagaaaaatatcattGCGAGTTTGTGCATTCTATCATGTGTACTTTTTGGtaattttgttttaatattttcttCTAAAGAAATGGATCCAAATATTTTCTTCGACTATTGCTTGATTGGTTAAAGTATGTTTGGAATTGGAATTATGGGAAGTAATAGTATAAATTTACATGTTATTAGTCTAAAAATGCATTGGATATGTGAATGTTTAAGAGTATTTTACTAACTCTAATTGAGTACTCAGAACTACTGCTTAGCCATAGATAACGATGTCATGACAATGCTTAGATGGGTCAGTCGAAAAAGTGGCATAGTTGATGGCTATTCACCGCTCACACAAGATACCAACATAATCCCACCACTTAAAACTGGTTTAGAACATAGTTAGAGCAAGCACACCAATGTTTATAGGCTGATCCTAACCTATTAGAAATGGTAGACCAAATAATACAACTGCGCCAAGGGCAAAAAaataagggtttatacttttttggacattgtgttttgtctcattacttgtttggatcttgtgttttgacaaaaaaaaattttgactttgtattttgtaaaattgttcaaatagatcCCTAATCTAATTTTGATGAAGAacaaattgaatataacaacacagttgttagacaaaatgattttgttttaaattgttagtttggtgaattatttgtaattttagcttaaaaaactttgaccaaaatcgagtttaaggttctatttgaatcattttacaaaacacagagtctaaaaagttatttgtcaaaacatagggtctaaacAAGTAACtggacaaaacacatggtccaaaaaagtataaacccaaaAAAGAATCCAAGAGCTGCTTGACTACTTAAGTACAAATTAGCCAACATAACTAACATAAATGCTATTATTGGCTCTAACCAATAGAGCTTatctatcacaatgtattgagatCGTTGATATCTAAGTTATTCGACTTCTTTGTTAGTTGCCGCTAGACCCTATAAACTTGCCCTCCATAGTTTAGTGAAAAATATATGATTGTTTCTTAAATCCCAAATTAACACAAACTTTCTGTTGCTCCTTCCAAATGCCCATTCTtgtaaaattaaaacaaaataattaaaaccttAAACCCACAAATttagaaaaattaaattaaaaaaattaaaaattaattaggtTTATATCAACAAAGGTCCCTAATCTTCCTAATCATTATCACTTAGGTCCCCAAACTTTATTTTGTATCACTTATGTTTCCAAATTTACTAAATATGTATCACATAGGTCCTTTCTGTTGGAAAACTGTGTACGGAATGCATAGCAGAAAGCAATTTATAACCcaattaatttcataaattattttTCGCTGGGTTATAAATCGTTTTCTACTGTACATTCTATaaaccattttccaactaaaatGATATGTGTGATACGTATTTAGTAAGTTTGGGGACCTAAGTGATACCTTTTAGAAAGATTGGAGACCTTTATTGATAAAAATCCATATTAATTCTgacttaaaacataaaataaaataaaattcacacAATGGTATGAATGTATAGAACTTCCTCTTATACACAACTCTGTAACAACAccaaataaacaaacaaacaaaattataaataataaacaaaaagggttacaaaaaaaattataattaatgaacaaaaaatcttaaataaataaaaaaaagattttataaatatatatataaaaaatagttaattgaaaaaaaatttacCTTGCTCGAGGTGACGCGAGGTTGACATGGTGGTGGCGGCGCGATGTAGATTATATTATCGAGAGTGAAAGAAATGTGAGTGAGAGAGAAGGCTTGAGGGTGAGAGTGAGGGAAATATGTGAGTGAGTGAGAGTGATAGTGAGGGCTCGAGGGAGGGTTGTCTAGAGAGAGAGCActatgagagagaaaatgaggagaaTAAGAAGGGGCAACGTTGGGTAGGACATATTGCAAACATTTTGCCAGTGCGTTTCAAAGCACCGACAAAAGTATAAAACTACATCGTCAaaatttgttttttgttttattgGTGTTTTTTTATACTTTTGTGAATGCTTTGAAATTGTTGGAAAAATGTGCCTCACctactgttatcccaaaaattaacATATCTGATGTGGTATCAAGCCTGGGCAGACCCCCCTGCAAGTTGGTCAGTGTATACCTACAAGGTATGCGACAAGTTACTGCTCGGTAGGGTAGGCAGTTTACAGACAGTAAATATTTACACCCTTCCCAATCTTGAGGGGAAGTCTTTCTAACACTGCTCGGCAGGACCACCAGAAAGCTTGTTGGTCGATTTGATAAACAGATACATCTAATTGGCTTAAAGTAGTTACATTCACCATTTACAATCCACAGGATTCGCCCAACCATCCGCAAAGAGCGCCTAACAgccctgaagactcggtcaagGCTCCTAAGGAATAGGACAACAACCACTTGCGAGAATGTAGGGATATTTCCC
It includes:
- the LOC133824662 gene encoding 5-methyltetrahydropteroyltriglutamate--homocysteine methyltransferase 1-like, with product MASHIVGYPRMGPKRELKFALESFWDGKSSAEDLKKVAADLRASIWKQMAADGIKYIPSNTFSCYDHVLDTTALLGAVPSRYGWNGGEIEFSTYFSMARGNASVPAMEMTKWFDTNYHFIVPELGPDVKFSYASHKAVEEYKEAKALGVDTVPVLVGPVSYLLLSKPAKGVEKSFSPLSLLGKILPIYKEVISELKAAGATTIQFDEPTLVKDLESHKLNAFTEAYAELESTVAGLDVIVVSYFADLPAEAYKTLISLKGVTGYGFDLVRGAKTLELIKGEFPKGKYLFAGVVDGRNIWANDLAASLTTLEALESIVGKDKLVVSTSCSLLHTAVDLVNETKLDAEIKSWLAFAAQKVVEVNALAKALAGHKDEAFFSANAAAQASRKSSPRVNNEAVQKAAAALKNSEHRRATNVSARLDAQQKKLNLPILPTTTIGSFPQTVELRRVRREYKAKKISEEEYVTAIKEEINKVVKLQEELDIDVLVHGEPERNDMVEYFGEQLSGFAFTVNGWVQSYGSRCVKPPIIYGDVSRPNPMTVFWSSTAQSMTKRPMKGMLTGPVTILNWSFVRNDQPRFETCYQIALAIKDEVEDLEKAGINVIQIDEAALREGLPLRKSEEAFYLDWAVHSFRITNSGVQDTTQIHTHMCYSNFNDIIHSIIDMDADVITIENSRSDEKLLSVFREGVKYGAGIGPGVYDIHSPRIPSTEEIADRINKMLAVLETNILWVNPDCGLKTRKYTEVKPALKNMVDAAKLLRTQLASTK